From the Paenibacillus sp. FSL H8-0548 genome, one window contains:
- the coaD gene encoding pantetheine-phosphate adenylyltransferase, whose product MRAVYAGSFDPITLGHVSVIERAFHLFSEVHIIVANNRSKKHYFTIEQRTELVALSIQLDEKIKIVPFEGIVADYVNEHDINVIIRGIRNATDLEYELQLEQYIRNATMADTIYLSPYTHYMQTSSSLVRMFLMSDKIELAASYMVPKAYMQMLDYVEYRGETT is encoded by the coding sequence ATGAGGGCTGTTTACGCAGGAAGCTTTGACCCTATAACGCTTGGACATGTGTCTGTAATCGAGCGTGCCTTCCATTTGTTTAGTGAGGTTCATATTATTGTAGCGAACAATCGGTCGAAGAAGCATTATTTTACAATTGAGCAGCGCACGGAGCTGGTCGCTTTATCGATTCAGCTTGATGAGAAAATAAAGATCGTTCCTTTTGAAGGCATTGTAGCTGATTATGTTAACGAGCATGATATAAATGTAATTATAAGAGGGATTCGCAATGCTACGGATCTTGAGTATGAGCTTCAGCTAGAGCAATATATTCGCAATGCAACGATGGCGGATACGATTTATTTGTCACCTTACACACACTATATGCAAACGAGCAGCTCGCTCGTAAGAATGTTTCTTATGTCTGATAAAATAGAGCTTGCTGCATCTTATATGGTGCCCAAAGCGTATATGCAGATGCTTGATTACGTGGAATATCGCGGAGAGACTACTTAA
- a CDS encoding sugar phosphate isomerase/epimerase, with protein sequence MKKGKIGVQMMMLKGKVEEIGVYETMRKLNELGYHCVEISQIPMTAENVSELKRACADFDIKVASLSAAVEPMMPGMPGETLAADFDKIVSDCKTLDCNFLRIGMLPFTAIGNKDKIMEFVKKADEVAVKLAEHQIELYYHNHHIEFQKYDGEYLLDIIKNNTTHIGFEFDIHWIQRGGENPAEFIRKYAGRIALIHLKDYRIGQIDVSSLAGGDMSKFMQAFSNVVEFAEVGEGNLDIKGIIEAGLESGSQYFLVEQDDVYGRDPFDCLKTSGDNLRKLGYADWF encoded by the coding sequence ATGAAAAAAGGAAAAATTGGCGTTCAAATGATGATGCTCAAAGGAAAAGTGGAGGAAATAGGCGTTTATGAGACGATGAGAAAGCTAAATGAGCTGGGATACCACTGTGTAGAGATATCACAAATTCCGATGACTGCCGAAAATGTGTCAGAGCTAAAAAGAGCCTGCGCAGATTTCGATATCAAAGTGGCCTCGCTTTCTGCCGCAGTAGAACCTATGATGCCAGGTATGCCAGGCGAGACATTAGCTGCTGACTTTGATAAAATTGTAAGTGACTGCAAAACATTAGATTGTAACTTTTTGCGTATCGGAATGCTTCCGTTCACTGCAATTGGTAATAAAGATAAAATCATGGAGTTTGTAAAAAAAGCAGATGAAGTCGCAGTGAAATTAGCAGAGCACCAAATTGAATTGTACTATCATAACCACCATATCGAATTCCAAAAATATGATGGTGAATACTTATTGGATATCATCAAAAACAATACCACTCATATCGGCTTTGAATTTGATATTCACTGGATTCAAAGAGGCGGGGAAAACCCTGCGGAGTTTATTAGAAAATACGCAGGCCGAATTGCCTTAATACATTTGAAAGATTACCGTATAGGCCAGATTGATGTCAGCTCCTTAGCGGGAGGAGACATGAGCAAATTTATGCAGGCATTCTCCAATGTGGTGGAATTCGCAGAGGTTGGAGAAGGCAACCTTGACATTAAAGGAATTATTGAAGCTGGCCTTGAAAGCGGCTCGCAGTATTTCTTAGTGGAGCAAGACGATGTTTACGGACGCGATCCATTTGATTGCTTGAAAACCTCTGGAGACAACCTGAGAAAATTAGGCTATGCTGACTGGTTTTAA
- a CDS encoding ABC transporter substrate-binding protein yields the protein MKRITRWGKTLFVLGMGMSLVLAGCSTSNQNEAKSTNTSTSTDTKTKTPELEPYEMVVVMPGTGDPKDFKEIEAEINKITKEKINTTVKFVPINFGAWAQQTTLMLSGNEKVDVIISGLGTYSQQVAKGQLLPIDDYIDEYALGARKVLDDMDPLFMDAAKINGKTYGIPSVHDLAADAGFTIRKDLVDKYNIDLSAIKTLDDLDAVFKIIKENEPDMIPTTKYGNTMFDAFLLGSIDNLGDGFGVLLNDDNGLKVVNWFETPEYEQLLNTVRRWYLAGYIDKDIATSTDTAQNIVKSGKAASWLQHMKPGTEQQESRNSAKEMVSVHMKPAIATTSKIQTWLWSVPNNAKNPERSMMFINLLFTDKDIVNLYDWGIEGKHYVKTSTDNVIDYPAGVDAANTGYPPGLGFMFGNQFLSYVWKGDDPELWTTMGNFNKEAIKSKALGFTFNAESVKTEIAAVTNVANQFKIALETGTIDPAKNLPEFNKQLKAAGIEKIIAEKQKQLDEWAKQ from the coding sequence ATGAAAAGGATTACGAGATGGGGAAAAACACTTTTTGTGCTTGGAATGGGAATGAGCTTAGTTCTTGCGGGCTGCAGCACAAGTAACCAGAATGAAGCAAAAAGCACAAACACAAGTACAAGCACAGACACAAAAACAAAAACACCGGAATTAGAGCCTTATGAAATGGTGGTTGTTATGCCTGGCACTGGTGATCCTAAAGATTTTAAAGAAATTGAAGCTGAAATTAACAAGATCACCAAAGAGAAAATCAATACGACTGTAAAGTTTGTACCGATTAATTTTGGAGCATGGGCGCAGCAAACGACACTTATGCTGTCGGGTAACGAGAAAGTAGACGTCATTATAAGTGGACTCGGTACCTATAGCCAGCAAGTTGCTAAGGGTCAGCTTCTTCCTATTGATGATTATATCGATGAGTATGCACTTGGTGCGAGGAAAGTATTAGACGATATGGATCCACTCTTTATGGATGCTGCTAAGATCAACGGAAAAACTTATGGCATACCGAGTGTTCACGATCTAGCCGCAGACGCTGGATTCACGATTCGTAAAGACTTAGTTGACAAATACAATATTGATCTATCCGCTATTAAGACACTAGATGATCTAGATGCGGTATTCAAAATCATTAAGGAAAATGAGCCGGATATGATCCCAACAACAAAGTATGGAAACACCATGTTTGACGCATTTTTGTTAGGTTCTATCGATAACTTAGGGGATGGGTTCGGTGTGCTTCTCAATGATGATAATGGTTTGAAGGTCGTCAATTGGTTTGAGACCCCTGAATATGAACAACTGTTAAATACGGTAAGAAGATGGTATCTGGCTGGCTACATTGATAAGGATATCGCGACAAGTACGGATACAGCACAAAACATTGTCAAATCAGGTAAAGCAGCTTCGTGGCTGCAGCATATGAAGCCTGGAACGGAGCAGCAGGAAAGCAGAAATAGTGCCAAAGAGATGGTCTCTGTTCATATGAAGCCTGCTATAGCCACAACAAGTAAAATTCAAACATGGCTATGGAGTGTTCCAAATAACGCTAAAAACCCAGAAAGATCCATGATGTTCATTAATCTGTTATTTACAGATAAAGATATCGTTAATTTGTACGATTGGGGTATCGAGGGCAAGCATTATGTAAAAACATCAACGGATAATGTCATCGATTATCCAGCTGGAGTTGATGCGGCGAATACGGGCTATCCCCCAGGTCTTGGTTTTATGTTCGGAAATCAATTCCTGTCCTACGTATGGAAGGGCGATGATCCGGAGCTTTGGACTACAATGGGGAATTTCAATAAAGAAGCAATTAAATCAAAAGCACTGGGATTCACCTTTAACGCAGAATCCGTGAAGACGGAAATCGCGGCCGTGACGAATGTAGCGAATCAATTCAAAATAGCGTTGGAAACGGGAACAATCGATCCTGCGAAAAATCTGCCGGAATTTAATAAACAGCTCAAGGCAGCGGGGATTGAAAAGATTATCGCAGAGAAGCAGAAACAGTTGGATGAATGGGCTAAACAGTAA
- a CDS encoding Gfo/Idh/MocA family oxidoreductase → MKNVRLGIIGLGAEGGYYAGFLADGKVENMVIGAICDIDPAKKLLSAEKYPDIPFYDNYIEMLESGDVDAIVTCVPHYLHPEMGIEALKRSIHALVEKPAGVYTKQVQELNDFAATKPELTFAIFFNQRTNPLYQKLKELIDSGEIGAIRRTNWLITTWWRPQGYYDQSEWRATWGGEGGGVLVNQAPHQLDLLQWICGMPKKVYANVKYGYQRKIAVEDEVTAMFDYENGATGVFVTCTHDVLGTDRFEILGDKGKIVVDGSKKITIKRLAKPESEMSSTMSMQDVMKIFMGQSDSNIFSEEVLEFENAWGVQHISVMENFAANIIDGTPLIAPGSDGIHPGFPPTHNEDGGSIPKLK, encoded by the coding sequence ATGAAAAATGTAAGATTGGGAATTATCGGTTTGGGAGCAGAAGGCGGATATTACGCTGGATTTTTGGCAGATGGAAAAGTTGAAAATATGGTTATAGGGGCTATTTGTGACATTGATCCAGCTAAAAAATTGTTGTCTGCAGAAAAGTATCCAGACATTCCTTTCTATGATAACTATATAGAAATGCTAGAAAGCGGTGACGTTGACGCAATCGTTACCTGTGTACCGCACTATCTACACCCAGAGATGGGAATAGAGGCATTAAAGAGAAGTATCCATGCCTTGGTAGAAAAACCAGCGGGCGTTTATACGAAACAGGTTCAAGAATTAAACGATTTTGCAGCAACAAAACCTGAGCTGACCTTTGCTATTTTCTTCAATCAGAGAACGAATCCACTCTATCAAAAACTCAAAGAACTGATTGATAGCGGTGAAATCGGTGCAATCCGCCGGACTAACTGGTTGATTACAACCTGGTGGAGACCGCAGGGCTACTACGATCAAAGTGAGTGGAGAGCAACCTGGGGAGGCGAAGGAGGCGGTGTACTTGTTAACCAAGCACCCCATCAGTTAGATTTGCTTCAGTGGATTTGCGGTATGCCGAAGAAAGTATACGCCAATGTGAAATACGGCTACCAAAGAAAGATCGCTGTTGAAGATGAAGTAACCGCAATGTTTGACTACGAGAATGGTGCTACTGGTGTATTTGTTACCTGTACACATGATGTTCTGGGTACGGATCGTTTTGAAATTTTAGGAGACAAAGGTAAGATCGTTGTTGATGGCAGCAAGAAGATTACCATCAAACGGCTTGCAAAACCCGAGTCTGAAATGAGCAGCACCATGAGCATGCAGGATGTTATGAAAATTTTCATGGGTCAAAGTGATTCTAATATTTTCAGCGAAGAAGTGCTTGAATTTGAAAATGCCTGGGGTGTACAGCATATATCCGTTATGGAGAATTTTGCTGCAAATATTATAGATGGGACACCTTTAATAGCACCTGGCAGTGATGGCATACATCCTGGATTCCCGCCAACTCATAACGAGGATGGCGGTTCGATCCCCAAACTGAAGTAG
- a CDS encoding DUF2627 domain-containing protein, translated as MKLVAARFIAILMLVIPGLLACFGFLKMKDSVFVYFSEFGNEAITPDFDWLKFLLGFIMFIAGAGFIAGWTFFRDRKRNYVATRFKEKRPRPPKPQS; from the coding sequence ATGAAATTAGTAGCTGCCCGTTTTATTGCTATCCTTATGCTCGTTATTCCAGGTCTGTTGGCTTGCTTCGGCTTTCTCAAAATGAAAGATTCAGTATTTGTCTACTTTTCGGAATTCGGTAACGAAGCCATAACACCTGATTTTGATTGGTTAAAATTTTTGCTAGGCTTTATTATGTTTATCGCTGGCGCCGGCTTTATCGCAGGGTGGACATTTTTCCGAGATCGGAAACGGAATTATGTCGCTACACGATTCAAAGAGAAGCGTCCTCGGCCTCCTAAGCCGCAAAGCTAA
- a CDS encoding ABC transporter permease subunit — MQAQPKQATATGLRFKLKELKKYRALMLMAIPGMLYLLINNYLPMFGVVIAFKDVNFAKGIWGSDWIGFKNFEYLFKTSDAFIITRNTILYNLVFIILGTSISISLAILLNEIKNRFLSRFNQSLILLPHLISMVIVGYLVLAFLDGNSGFMNKTILPMFGLSEVSWYSETKYWPYILTIVHIWKGVGYSCVIYLASIIGIDSEYYEAATIDGANRWQQIWNITIPLIIPVITILTLLSIGRIFYSDFGLFYQVPLNTGVLMPVTNTIDTYVYRALINLGDIGMSSAAGMYQAVVGFVLIIVANYVVKKRNSDNALF; from the coding sequence ATGCAAGCGCAGCCCAAACAAGCGACTGCTACCGGATTGCGATTCAAATTAAAAGAGTTGAAAAAGTATCGAGCGCTTATGTTGATGGCCATTCCAGGAATGTTATATTTGCTGATCAACAATTATTTGCCCATGTTCGGAGTTGTAATCGCCTTCAAAGATGTTAACTTTGCAAAAGGGATATGGGGAAGTGATTGGATTGGCTTTAAAAACTTTGAGTATTTATTTAAAACGTCGGATGCCTTTATTATTACTCGGAACACCATTCTCTACAACCTCGTCTTTATCATTTTAGGTACCAGCATTTCCATTTCTCTAGCTATTTTGTTAAACGAGATAAAAAATCGTTTTTTATCTCGCTTTAATCAAAGCCTTATTTTGCTCCCGCATTTGATATCCATGGTTATTGTTGGTTATCTGGTGCTCGCGTTTCTGGATGGGAACAGCGGGTTTATGAACAAAACGATTCTTCCTATGTTTGGACTCTCCGAAGTATCTTGGTACAGCGAAACCAAATATTGGCCTTATATTTTAACGATCGTTCATATTTGGAAGGGTGTCGGTTATTCATGTGTGATCTACTTGGCATCCATCATCGGTATTGATTCGGAATATTACGAAGCGGCGACGATTGACGGCGCGAATCGGTGGCAGCAAATTTGGAACATCACGATTCCTTTGATTATTCCGGTTATTACGATTCTGACCTTGCTCTCGATCGGCCGTATCTTCTATTCCGACTTCGGATTGTTTTATCAGGTGCCATTGAATACGGGAGTCCTGATGCCGGTTACCAACACGATTGATACTTACGTGTATCGCGCTTTGATTAATTTAGGTGATATTGGGATGTCATCGGCCGCCGGTATGTATCAAGCAGTCGTTGGGTTTGTGTTAATTATTGTAGCCAACTATGTTGTCAAAAAACGTAATAGCGATAATGCGTTATTTTAG
- the lpdA gene encoding dihydrolipoyl dehydrogenase, with protein MAIQVDVAVLGGGPGGYTAAIRAAQLGKSVAIIEMDKLGGTCLHKGCIPSKSLLRSAEVYSTLLEASSYGIQVAEGAITLDYNKVQQRKEQTVEQLYRGLQGLMKKNGIQIIQGKGRVIGPSIFSPRSGSLAVELPDGEMESVVSKNLIIATGSRPRQLSGLSPDGQYILSSDEALLMDKLPRSIMIVGGGVIGVEWASMLQDFGVQVTLIESGSRLLPGEDTEVSAELTRVLRKRGVRVLTSVQLQTEQYKVENDEVSIVASTEDGEVLLTAEKLLISVGRQANVEGIGLENTDIRTTNGVIEVNAFGQTSEPHIYAIGDVIGGVQLAHAAAHEGLIAAEHISGKKPPAIEAHLIPRCIYSRPEIASYGLTEDGARAKGHDIKTGKIPFQAIGKALVLGEKDGFVKVIADRKTNDIVGVHMIGAHATDLISEAALAGVLNATPWEVGQMIHPHPTLAEALGEAMLAVDGNAISF; from the coding sequence TTGGCTATACAAGTGGACGTAGCAGTTCTTGGAGGCGGACCTGGTGGATACACGGCAGCGATACGAGCTGCTCAGCTTGGTAAAAGTGTCGCTATTATTGAAATGGACAAGCTAGGCGGAACCTGCTTGCATAAAGGATGTATACCTAGCAAGTCGCTGCTGCGCAGCGCAGAGGTATATTCAACGCTGCTTGAAGCAAGCTCATATGGTATTCAGGTGGCTGAAGGGGCAATTACGCTCGACTATAATAAAGTACAGCAGCGCAAGGAGCAGACGGTGGAGCAGCTTTACCGCGGACTTCAAGGGTTAATGAAAAAAAACGGCATTCAAATCATTCAAGGCAAGGGTAGAGTAATTGGTCCTTCAATTTTCTCACCTCGAAGCGGATCGCTTGCGGTCGAATTGCCGGACGGCGAGATGGAATCGGTTGTCTCGAAGAATTTGATTATCGCTACAGGCTCAAGGCCGCGTCAATTGTCTGGTCTATCACCGGATGGCCAATACATATTATCTAGCGATGAAGCACTTCTTATGGATAAGCTTCCCCGTTCTATTATGATTGTTGGCGGCGGCGTCATTGGGGTCGAGTGGGCATCGATGCTGCAGGATTTTGGTGTACAGGTAACGCTGATCGAGTCGGGCTCAAGGCTGCTGCCGGGTGAAGATACCGAGGTGTCTGCTGAGCTGACTAGAGTGCTTCGAAAGCGCGGCGTACGTGTACTGACTAGTGTACAGCTCCAAACGGAGCAATATAAGGTTGAGAACGATGAGGTCTCTATTGTGGCGTCTACAGAGGATGGAGAAGTACTGCTAACGGCAGAGAAGCTGTTGATATCTGTTGGCCGGCAAGCAAATGTTGAGGGAATCGGCCTTGAGAATACGGATATTCGCACAACGAACGGAGTAATCGAGGTCAATGCTTTTGGACAAACGAGCGAGCCTCATATTTATGCAATCGGAGATGTTATCGGTGGAGTCCAGCTAGCCCATGCGGCAGCACATGAGGGCTTAATCGCAGCAGAGCATATTAGTGGCAAGAAGCCACCGGCTATAGAAGCGCATCTCATTCCTAGATGTATTTACTCGCGTCCAGAGATTGCTTCCTACGGTCTAACCGAGGATGGTGCTCGTGCAAAGGGCCATGACATTAAGACAGGAAAAATCCCTTTCCAAGCTATCGGTAAAGCTCTTGTTTTAGGTGAGAAGGATGGTTTCGTTAAGGTTATCGCTGATCGGAAAACAAATGATATCGTTGGTGTTCATATGATTGGTGCTCATGCTACAGACTTAATCTCAGAGGCTGCGCTAGCAGGTGTACTCAATGCAACACCTTGGGAGGTCGGTCAAATGATACATCCGCATCCGACACTTGCAGAGGCGCTGGGAGAGGCTATGCTGGCTGTTGACGGCAACGCAATATCGTTCTAA
- a CDS encoding IS1634 family transposase, with protein MATIVYQKDNRSGITYAYESVSYWDKEKKQSRAKRTLIGRVDPHSGEIVPTDGRGRKEQSISTATKRGPVPSTQMARKFYGATYLFDAIGENLGIVQDLKQCFPELAQQILSIVYYLILEDNNPLYRFEKFDLLHKHPYGKNISSQRSSDIFASITEEAKSRFFRLQGKRRTDKEYWAYDITSISSYSEGLRQVQYGRNKEGDPLAQLNLALVFGETSNLPFYYRKLAGNIPDAKTLTNLLADFATLGFSKVKLVMDRGFYSEANINALFKSHLKFLISAKMSLSFIRHELDGIYDRFRSFEHYNEKYELYCHTVQTEWNYTEHRPYKGDTITEPRRLYIHYYYNIDKAAEDEKAFDRKLIGLLKELESGRPIPEHESQYKKYFEVKTTPKRGARVTVKEEVVAKAKRYYGYFALVTNETMDAVTALELYRNKDVVEKAFGNLKERLNMRRTLVSSEQSLDGKLFVEFVALIYLSYIKKKMQDVGLFKTYTMQGVLDKLDVIECFETPGEELRVGEILEKQKEIYFSLGIEPPSSL; from the coding sequence TTGGCGACTATCGTCTACCAAAAGGACAACCGTTCCGGTATTACTTATGCCTACGAATCTGTTTCGTATTGGGACAAAGAAAAGAAGCAATCTCGTGCAAAGCGCACGCTCATTGGACGTGTCGATCCCCATTCGGGGGAAATCGTCCCGACTGACGGTAGAGGGCGGAAGGAACAATCCATTTCTACCGCTACAAAACGCGGTCCCGTTCCGTCCACACAAATGGCCAGAAAGTTTTATGGGGCGACTTATCTTTTCGATGCCATTGGGGAAAATCTCGGTATCGTTCAAGATCTGAAGCAGTGCTTTCCGGAACTGGCTCAGCAGATTCTATCTATCGTCTATTACCTGATTCTGGAGGACAACAATCCGCTTTACCGCTTCGAGAAATTTGATCTCCTACATAAGCATCCTTACGGCAAAAACATTTCTTCACAGCGCAGCAGTGACATCTTCGCCTCCATTACAGAGGAGGCGAAAAGCCGATTCTTCCGACTGCAAGGAAAACGCCGCACGGACAAGGAATATTGGGCTTACGACATTACGTCCATTTCCAGCTATTCCGAAGGGCTGCGCCAGGTGCAATACGGTCGGAATAAAGAAGGCGATCCGCTGGCACAACTGAATCTGGCGCTTGTGTTTGGCGAAACCTCTAATCTGCCGTTTTATTACCGCAAGCTGGCCGGAAACATCCCGGATGCCAAGACGCTCACCAACCTGCTGGCCGATTTCGCTACGCTCGGTTTTTCTAAAGTGAAGCTGGTTATGGATCGTGGATTTTATAGCGAAGCTAACATCAATGCGCTGTTCAAATCACACTTGAAGTTTCTGATCTCCGCCAAGATGTCACTGTCTTTCATCCGCCATGAATTGGACGGCATTTATGATCGATTTCGCAGCTTTGAGCACTACAATGAGAAATACGAACTCTACTGCCACACCGTTCAGACAGAGTGGAACTATACCGAGCATCGTCCTTACAAAGGCGATACGATCACCGAACCCAGGCGCCTGTACATTCATTATTACTACAACATCGATAAAGCCGCCGAAGATGAAAAAGCCTTTGATCGCAAGTTAATCGGGTTGCTGAAGGAACTCGAATCAGGCCGCCCTATTCCGGAGCATGAGTCGCAATACAAGAAATACTTTGAGGTAAAAACCACACCCAAACGTGGAGCTCGTGTGACGGTCAAGGAGGAAGTGGTTGCCAAAGCCAAGCGTTACTACGGTTATTTCGCTCTGGTGACCAATGAAACGATGGATGCCGTCACTGCGCTTGAATTATATCGGAACAAGGACGTGGTCGAGAAAGCCTTCGGCAATTTAAAGGAACGCCTCAATATGCGTCGAACGTTGGTTTCTTCCGAACAAAGTCTGGACGGCAAGCTATTTGTTGAATTTGTGGCACTCATCTATCTTTCGTACATCAAAAAGAAAATGCAGGATGTCGGTCTGTTTAAAACCTATACGATGCAGGGTGTTCTGGATAAGCTCGATGTCATTGAATGCTTTGAAACGCCAGGAGAAGAACTGCGTGTGGGAGAAATTCTTGAGAAACAGAAGGAAATCTACTTCAGTTTGGGGATCGAACCGCCATCCTCGTTATGA
- a CDS encoding mechanosensitive ion channel protein MscL, which translates to MKIVFDVTVDGKVKETIQPQTQRLKEIHSLIKAESAGLIKKYGSNVCLNRRVIYN; encoded by the coding sequence ATGAAAATCGTATTCGATGTAACTGTAGACGGAAAAGTAAAGGAAACTATTCAGCCTCAGACTCAGCGCCTAAAAGAAATTCATAGCTTAATCAAAGCAGAATCGGCTGGTTTAATCAAGAAGTATGGCAGCAATGTTTGTCTAAACCGAAGAGTTATCTACAATTGA
- a CDS encoding carbohydrate ABC transporter permease: protein MPSNKLYQWIINLVMLAFSAFCIFPFLVLISASFTDDMEITRNGYSFIPKDISFAAYGYLLNDAANIARAYGITILITLIGTVAGLILIALLAYPLSRKEMPFRNVLAFYVFFTMLFNGGLVPTYLVYTNMFDVKNTIWALIIPGLLLNGFYVILMRTFFSTSIPGAIIESAYIDGAKELRIFTSIVLPLSTPVLATIGLFLTIGYWNDWFNGLIYVTDKQYYSLQNLLNRILLDVQFLQNSQDGISSELAANIPLKSMRMAMAAIGAIPIIAAYPFFQKYFIKGITVGAVKG from the coding sequence ATGCCATCCAATAAATTGTATCAGTGGATTATTAATCTCGTGATGTTGGCCTTTAGCGCTTTCTGTATTTTTCCGTTTCTAGTACTCATTTCCGCGTCCTTTACCGATGATATGGAAATTACCCGAAATGGATATTCTTTTATCCCAAAAGATATTAGCTTCGCAGCTTACGGTTATTTGTTAAATGATGCCGCTAACATTGCCCGTGCTTACGGAATCACGATTCTGATTACCCTAATTGGGACTGTGGCAGGACTTATCCTTATCGCGCTGCTTGCCTATCCGTTATCGCGGAAAGAAATGCCTTTCCGAAATGTATTAGCCTTCTACGTGTTTTTTACGATGCTGTTTAATGGTGGACTCGTTCCTACGTATTTGGTCTACACGAATATGTTCGATGTCAAAAATACGATATGGGCTTTGATTATACCTGGGCTATTATTAAATGGCTTTTACGTTATTCTGATGCGAACCTTCTTCTCGACGTCCATTCCTGGCGCCATCATTGAATCGGCATATATCGACGGTGCCAAGGAGCTTAGAATCTTCACCAGCATCGTGCTGCCGCTTTCGACACCCGTGCTTGCAACTATTGGATTGTTTCTAACGATTGGATACTGGAATGATTGGTTTAATGGGTTGATTTATGTGACGGATAAGCAATATTACAGCCTTCAAAACCTGTTGAACCGCATATTGCTGGATGTTCAATTTCTGCAGAACAGCCAAGATGGTATTTCTTCTGAACTGGCTGCCAATATCCCGCTTAAGTCGATGCGAATGGCGATGGCTGCGATCGGAGCCATTCCTATTATTGCGGCATACCCTTTCTTTCAAAAGTATTTTATTAAAGGGATTACAGTCGGAGCAGTCAAGGGCTAA
- a CDS encoding Gfo/Idh/MocA family oxidoreductase, whose protein sequence is MVNKTYGFAIIGTGNIGTFHAELLQKVERARLVAICDRNPVRGQAFAERFGCKAYTNLDEMLEDSEIDIVNICSPSSMHGDQAIACAKAGKHVMTEKPMDILLDKSDQMIEAFHLSGTKISVISQHRLEESVIKVKRLIEQGAFGKVVLGTGAINWYRSQEYYDKSTWRGKWAWDGGGALMNQGIHIVDILQYIMGPVDTVFAHCETLGHDRIEVEDVAVATLRFRNGAMGTLLGTTSAFPGLQTRLEIFGTKGSAVIENGVLVICKYKNPEGKNDEEIIDESDRREKNEMSNGASNPMSISGRTHMLQFEDMIDSIEEKREPFVNGIEGRKPLEIILAIYESNNSGQPVTLRRR, encoded by the coding sequence GTGGTCAATAAAACATACGGTTTTGCTATTATTGGAACCGGAAATATAGGAACCTTTCATGCGGAGCTGTTACAAAAAGTAGAAAGAGCTCGACTTGTTGCCATTTGTGATCGAAATCCTGTTCGTGGTCAAGCATTTGCTGAACGCTTTGGCTGCAAGGCGTATACGAATCTCGATGAAATGCTTGAGGATAGCGAAATTGACATTGTAAACATCTGCTCGCCAAGCAGCATGCATGGTGATCAAGCCATTGCGTGTGCAAAAGCAGGGAAACATGTGATGACAGAAAAGCCAATGGACATTTTACTGGATAAATCGGATCAAATGATTGAGGCATTTCACCTTTCTGGGACTAAGATCAGCGTCATTTCACAGCATCGTTTGGAAGAGAGTGTAATCAAAGTTAAACGTCTGATTGAACAAGGAGCATTTGGTAAAGTAGTTCTCGGTACTGGAGCTATCAATTGGTACCGCTCACAGGAATATTACGATAAGAGCACTTGGCGGGGCAAATGGGCATGGGATGGCGGCGGGGCTTTAATGAATCAAGGCATCCACATCGTCGATATTCTGCAGTATATAATGGGTCCCGTTGACACTGTTTTTGCTCATTGTGAGACGTTAGGACATGATAGAATCGAAGTGGAAGATGTGGCGGTTGCTACCTTGCGATTCCGCAATGGGGCGATGGGAACGCTTCTAGGGACGACCTCGGCGTTTCCAGGTTTACAAACGAGGCTTGAAATATTTGGAACTAAAGGCAGCGCAGTGATTGAAAATGGAGTTTTAGTCATCTGTAAGTACAAGAATCCAGAGGGTAAAAACGATGAAGAGATCATAGATGAGAGTGATCGCAGAGAAAAAAACGAAATGAGCAACGGCGCTTCAAATCCAATGTCCATTTCCGGTCGTACACATATGCTTCAATTTGAGGATATGATAGATTCAATTGAAGAGAAGCGTGAACCCTTCGTAAATGGAATCGAAGGAAGAAAGCCGCTGGAAATCATTCTTGCCATTTATGAATCGAATAATAGCGGCCAGCCCGTAACGCTTCGTAGAAGATAA